GACAGGGGCCATTATGGGATCCGGCGGTCTTGTGGTCATGGACGAAACTACATGCATGGTGGATATGGCCAAGTTCTTCCTCCGGTTCACACAGGACGAATCCTGTGGAAAGTGCACCTTTTGCCGCATAGGCACAAAACGGATGCTTGAAATCCTGGAAAGGATTACTGACGGGAATGGGCAGGAAGGCGACATTGATCTTCTCCAGCACCTCGCGTATCAGATCAGGAATAACACTATTTGTGGTCTCGGGCAGACAGCCCCCAATCCCGTGTTGACAACCTTGAAATATTTCCATGAGGAATACATTGCCCATATCCGCGACAAAAAATGCCCTGCCCACAGTTGCCCTGCCCTGATTACGTACTCAATAAAGGCAGATACATGCAAGGGTTGCACCCTCTGCGTAAAGGCCTGTCCCGCAGAAGCTATAAGCGGGGAGAAGAAGAAACCTCATGAGATAAACATCGCGCTCTGTGTAAAATGTGGTAAGTGCTTTGAAACCTGCAAGTTTAAAGCCGTTGTGAAAAACTAAATAATGGAGAATCAAGTATGACTCAAAAACTAAATATCACAATAAACGACAAAGAATATACGGCCAATCCGGGTCAGATGATCCTCGAGGTTGTCCGGGAGCACAAGATCGACGACATCCCGACTCTCTGCTACGATCCCAAACTTCCCCCTTACGGTTCCTGTTACCTCTGTGTGGTGGAAGTAAAAGGGCTTGAGAAACTAGTTCCATCCTGTTCGAGTCCGGTTTCGAACGGAATGGCCGTCTATACGAATAATGACAGAATCAGGGAATCAAGAAAAACAGCGCTTGAACTCCTGCTCTCAAATCACTATGCCGATTGCCTGGGACCATGTACTCAGACATGTCCGGCAGGTGTCGACATACAGGGCTATATTGCCCTTATGGCTTTAGGTAAATACAAAGAGGCAGTGAAACTGATAAAGGAGAAGAATCCTCTGCCCCTTGTCTGCGGGCGGGTCTGCGTGAGGGAGTGTGAGGCTGCCTGCCGCCGGAACAGAGTCGATGACCGGGTGGGAATAGATTACCTGAAACGTTATGCTGCCGATATCGATATCGAGGACCCCTGGAACCCTGAAGTTCCTCCGAGAAATGGAAAAAAGGTTGCCATTATAGGCGGTGGGCCTGCCGGTCTTACCTGCGCCTACTTTCTTACCCTAAAGGGGTACTCCCCGACGATCTTTGAAAGATCACAACACCTGGGCGGTATGCTCCGCTATGGGATTCCGGAATATCGCCTGCCCAAGAAGATGCTTGACAGGGAAATTCAGTGGATTACGAACCTGGGTGTTGAAGTCAAAACCAATGCGGTCTTCGGGAATGGGATTAACTTCGACTCTCTCAAGAAGATGGGTTTTGATGCTGTTTTTGTTGCCATTGGCGCCCAGAAAGCAAAAAAAATGGGTGTTGAAGGCGAAGAGG
The nucleotide sequence above comes from Pseudomonadota bacterium. Encoded proteins:
- a CDS encoding 4Fe-4S binding protein, whose translation is TGAIMGSGGLVVMDETTCMVDMAKFFLRFTQDESCGKCTFCRIGTKRMLEILERITDGNGQEGDIDLLQHLAYQIRNNTICGLGQTAPNPVLTTLKYFHEEYIAHIRDKKCPAHSCPALITYSIKADTCKGCTLCVKACPAEAISGEKKKPHEINIALCVKCGKCFETCKFKAVVKN